The Drosophila innubila isolate TH190305 chromosome 3R unlocalized genomic scaffold, UK_Dinn_1.0 2_E_3R, whole genome shotgun sequence genome has a segment encoding these proteins:
- the LOC117791403 gene encoding soluble guanylate cyclase 89Db: MYGMLYESVQHYVQEEYGMETWRKICQIVDCKHTSFKTHQIYPDKLMPDIAAALSACTGESFDFCMNFFGKCFVRFFSNFGYDKMIRSTGRYFCDFLQSIDNIHLQMRFTYPKMKSPSMQLTNMDDDGAVILYRSGRTGMSKYLIGQMTEVAREFYGLKVSAYVIESQNDICGGTAGPIKITEGPLTVIVKYRLDFDNRDYMAKRVNIVAHPSQLKMPSVDLNVFLELFPFTVVLNHDMKITLAGEKIIETWILHNPGVNPKSFIGTHVMDAFKCRRPKDTKIEWETILQMRTVLFEFELIRTGHNRAAYDAALNMDYGNYEDEDSLNEAQTMAVAKAHEFEKEHENDIEEAAATKEEIDPATGQRRQSVGLRSILLKGQMFYIKDVDSLIFLCSPLIENLDELHGIGLYLNDLNPHGLSRELVMAGWQHCSKLEMLFEKEEQRSDELEKSLELADSWKRQGDELLYSMIPRPIAERMRMSQEHVCQSFEEVSVIFIEAMNICDSGSNNIQEAMQAVNTLNKVFSALDEEIISPFVYKVETVGMVYMAVSGAPDINPLHAEHACDLALRVVKKLKAHNLPDVAIRVGINSGPVVAGVVGLKVPRYCLFGDTVNTASRMESSCDPWKIQLSNYTALKVREVGYKVEPRGFVKVKGKGDMETYWLMKGPE, encoded by the coding sequence ATGTACGGCATGCTATATGAGAGCGTGCAGCATTATGTACAGGAGGAGTACGGCATGGAGACATGGAGGAAGATTTGCCAGATAGTTGACTGTAAGCACACTAGCTTCAAAACGCATCAGATATATCCGGATAAATTGATGCCGGATATTGCAGCTGCGTTGTCCGCCTGTACGGGAGAGTCCTTTGACTTTTGCATGAACTTTTTTGGCAAATGTTTCGTGCGATTCTTTAGTAATTTCGGTTATGACAAGATGATACGCTCGACGGGTCGCTACTTCTGCGACTTTCTGCAGTCCATTGATAATATTCACCTGCAAATGAGATTCACATATCCAAAGATGAAGTCGCCCAGTATGCAGCTGACTAACATGGATGATGATGGAGCTGTTATACTGTATAGAAGCGGACGCACAGGCATGTCCAAATACCTTATAGGACAAATGACGGAGGTAGCAAGGGAGTTCTATGGCTTAAAGGTATCCGCCTATGTTATTGAGAgtcaaaatgatatttgtgGCGGAACCGCGGGACCAATTAAGATTACTGAAGGCCCATTAACTGTCATTGTTAAATACCGTTTGGATTTTGATAATCGCGATTATATGGCCAAGCGTGTTAACATTGTGGCTCATCCATCGCAACTGAAAATGCCATCAGTGGATCTGAATGTGTTCCTCGAGCTGTTTCCCTTCACGGTTGTTCTTAATCATGATATGAAAATAACGCTGGCGGGCGAGAAGATTATTGAGACGTGGATACTGCACAATCCTGGTGTGAATCCCAAGAGCTTTATTGGCACCCATGTCATGGATGCCTTCAAATGCCGGCGACCAAAAGACACAAAAATCGAATGGGAAACCATTCTACAAATGAGAACAGTTCTTTTCGAGTTTGAGCTTATACGCACTGGACACAATCGAGCTGCCTACGATGCGGCACTTAATATGGACTATGGCAACTACGAAGATGAAGACAGTTTGAACGAGGCCCAGACCATGGCAGTGGCAAAGGCCCACGAGTTTGAAAAGGAGCATGAGAACGATAttgaagaagcagcagcgaCGAAGGAGGAAATCGATCCTGCCACTGGACAGCGTCGACAGTCAGTTGGACTAAGATCCATTTTACTAAAAGGgcaaatgttttatattaagGATGTTGACtcgttgatatttttatgtagtCCTTTGATAGAGAATCTCGATGAGCTGCATGGCATTGGCTTGTATCTAAATGATCTCAATCCCCATGGCCTGAGTCGTGAACTTGTCATGGCGGGCTGGCAACACTGCTCCAAGCTGGAGATGCTGTTTGAAAAAGAGGAGCAACGCTCTGATGAGTTGGAAAAGTCTTTAGAGTTGGCCGACTCCTGGAAGCGTCAAGGAGACGAGCTTTTATACTCCATGATACCACGTCCGATTGCAGAGCGTATGAGAATGAGTCAAGAACATGTCTGTCAGAGCTTTGAGGAAGTCTCCGTCATTTTCATTGAGGCAATGAATATCTGCGACAGTGGCTCAAACAACATACAGGAAGCCATGCAGGCAGTTAACACTCTTAACAAGGTTTTCTCTGCACTGGACGAGGAGATCATATCCCCCTTTGTCTACAAGGTAGAAACTGTGGGCATGGTCTACATGGCAGTGTCTGGAGCTCCAGATATCAATCCTTTGCATGCGGAACACGCCTGCGATCTTGCCCTGCGTGTGGTCAAGAAGCTAAAAGCTCACAATCTACCAGATGTGGCTATTCGTGTGGGCATCAACTCTGGTCCAGTGGTGGCAGGAGTTGTTGGTCTAAAGGTGCCTCGGTACTGTCTATTTGGAGACACTGTAAACACGGCTTCACGAATGGAGAGCAGCTGCGATCCCTGGAAGATTCAATTGTCCAACTACACGGCATTGAAGGTGCGTGAGGTAGGCTACAAAGTGGAGCCGAGAGGATTTGTGAAAGTCAAGGGCAAAGGGGATATGGAGACCTATTGGCTGATGAAGGGACCAGAATAA
- the LOC117791655 gene encoding soluble guanylate cyclase 89Da has protein sequence MYGMLYESVQHYVQEEYGMEIWTKVCRIVDCKHNSFKTHQIYPDKLMPDIAAALSACTGESFDFCMNFFGKCFVRFFSNFGYDKMIRSTGRYFCDFLQSIDNIHLIMRFTYPKMKSPSMQLTSMDDSGAVILYRSGRTGMSKYLIGQMTEVAREFYGLEIKAYVIDSQNDITGGTAGPIKLTDGPLTVIVKYRLDFDNREYMAKRVNTDAHPSQLRMPTVNLNVFLELFPFTFVLNHDMKITHAGEKIVETWIMHNPGANPKGFIGAHVMDLFYCRRPKDTTIDWDTLIQMRAVLFEFELIRTGHNRAAYDAVLNMDFENYDDMLLNEAQTMALENAKEFSEKNSNNLDVEPREEEIDPATGERRSSQGLRSILLKGQMFYIKDVDSLIFLCSPLIENLDELHSIGLYLNDLNPHGLSRELVMAGWQHCSKLEMLFEKEEERSDELEKSLELADSWKRQGDELLYSMIPRPIAERMRMGHEHVCQSFEEVSVIFIEVMNIYDSSNNVQEAMQAVNTLNQVFSALDEEIISPFVYKVETVGMVYMAVSGAPDVNPLHAEHACDLALRVIKKLKNHHEADVAIRVGINSGPVVAGVVGLKVPRYCLFGDTVNTASRMESSCDPWKIQLSNNTALKVREVGYKVESRGTVKVKGKGEMETYWLLAGPDDK, from the coding sequence ATGTATGGAATGTTGTATGAGAGTGTCCAGCACTATGTGCAGGAGGAGTACGGCATGGAGATTTGGACAAAGGTGTGCCGAATTGTTGACTGTAAACACAACAGCTTTAAAACACATCAGATATATCCGGATAAATTGATGCCGGATATTGCAGCTGCGTTGTCCGCCTGTACGGGAGAGTCCTTTGACTTTTGCATGAACTTTTTTGGCAAATGTTTCGTGCGATTCTTTAGTAATTTCGGTTATGACAAGATGATACGCTCGACGGGTCGCTACTTCTGCGACTTTCTGCAGTCCATTgataatattcatttaatcaTGCGTTTCACATACCCAAAGATGAAATCGCCCAGCATGCAGCTGACCAGCATGGATGACAGTGGAGCGGTTATTTTATATCGTAGCGGTCGAACGGGAATGTCGAAATATCTCATTGGCCAGATGACGGAGGTGGCACGCGAGTTTTATGGCCTGGAGATAAAAGCGTATGTGATCGACAGTCAGAATGATATTACCGGAGGCACTGCGGGTCCTATCAAGCTTACAGACGGACCCCTGACCGTCATAGTCAAGTATCGTTTGGACTTTGATAATCGGGAGTATATGGCCAAGCGTGTGAACACCGATGCGCATCCATCGCAGCTAAGGATGCCCACAGTTAATTTGAATGTGTTTCTCGAGCTGTTCCCCTTTACATTTGTACTAAATCATGATATGAAAATAACGCATGCGGGcgaaaaaattgttgagaCATGGATAATGCATAATCCGGGAGCCAATCCCAAGGGATTTATTGGCGCTCATGTAATGGATCTGTTTTATTGTCGGCGTCCAAAGGACACCACCATCGACTGGGATACCTTGATCCAAATGCGAGCAGTCCTTTTTGAATTTGAGCTCATACGCACTGGACACAATCGTGCCGCCTACGATGCAGTTCTTAACATGGATTTTGAGAACTACGACGATATGCTGCTAAATGAAGCTCAGACTATGGCGCTGGAAAACGCCAAAGAATTCagtgaaaaaaattcaaataacctGGATGTAGAGCCTCGTGAGGAAGAAATTGATCCTGCAACTGGTGAACGTCGATCTTCTCAGGGTCTTCGGTCCATTTTGCTCAAAGGCCAAATGTTCTACATCAAGGATGTTGACtcgttgatatttttatgtagtCCTTTGATAGAGAATCTCGATGAGCTGCATAGCATTGGTTTGTATCTTAATGATCTCAATCCCCATGGCCTCAGTCGTGAACTTGTCATGGCGGGCTGGCAACACTGCTCCAAGCTGGAGATGTTGTTTGAAAAAGAGGAGGAACGCTCTGATGAGTTGGAAAAGTCTTTAGAGTTGGCCGACTCCTGGAAGCGTCAAGGAGACGAGCTTTTATACTCCATGATACCACGTCCGATTGCAGAGCGTATGAGAATGGGACACGAGCATGTCTGCCAGAGCTTTGAGGAAGTCTCCGTCATTTTCATAGAAGTCATGAACATATACGACAGCTCAAATAATGTCCAAGAAGCCATGCAGGCAGTTAACACTCTGAACCAGGTATTCTCCGCATTGGATGAGGAGATCATATCCCCCTTTGTCTACAAAGTGGAAACTGTTGGCATGGTCTACATGGCAGTGTCCGGGGCTCCAGATGTTAATCCCTTGCATGCTGAGCACGCCTGCGATTTGGCTTTACGCGTTATCAAAAAGTTAAAGAATCATCATGAAGCAGATGTGGCTATTCGTGTGGGAATCAACTCTGGTCCAGTGGTGGCAGGAGTTGTTGGTCTGAAGGTGCCTCGGTACTGTCTATTTGGAGACACTGTAAACACGGCTTCACGCATGGAGAGCAGCTGCGATCCCTGGAAGATACAGTTGTCCAACAATACGGCATTGAAGGTGCGAGAGGTGGGCTACAAAGTGGAATCACGCGGTACAGTCAAGGTCAAAGGAAAAGGCGAAATGGAAACCTACTGGCTGCTTGCAGGACCTGATGACAAAtga
- the LOC117791479 gene encoding succinate dehydrogenase assembly factor 3, mitochondrial, which produces MSKIIMNQLSHPQRVRLLYKTILRLHRGLPTELRVLGDNYVRDEFRRHLKCNPMEAQLFMTEWARYASTITEQVGLRGKPKGELGEQLDAEAVEMLKDDQVVQLYELMLAAKGLHGDTITTDDVRGSDK; this is translated from the exons atgtcgaaaataataatgaaccAACTGAGCCATCCACAGCGTGTGCGGCTACTGTATAAAACCATATTAAGACTACATCGAG GTCTGCCAACGGAACTTCGCGTTTTAGGCGATAACTACGTGCGCGATGAATTCAGAcgtcatttaaaatgcaatccaATGGAGGCACAGCTTTTCATGACGGAATGGGCT CGCTACGCCTCCACGATCACAGAGCAGGTGGGACTGCGCGGCAAGCCGAAAGGTGAACTTGGCGAGCAGCTGGATGCAGAGGCAGTGGAAATGCTTAAGGATGACCAAGTGGTGCAGCTGTACGAGCTTATGTTGGCCGCCAAGGGACTCCATGGAGATACGATAACAACAGACGATGTGCGTGGCAGTGACAAATAA
- the LOC117791478 gene encoding dihydrofolate reductase: MLRYSLIVAVCESFGIGFKGDLPWHIKSELKYFSSTTKRVCDPAKRNVAIMGRKTYFGIPASKRPLPERLNIVLSTTLTPEDLPADVLLCNNLEAAMQKMESKEYRDQIENVWIVGGSGVYAEAMDSPRCHRLYLTKVQGQFECDTFFPKIPQGFREVPLEGDTPQGVQEENGIKYEYKILEKQ; encoded by the exons ATGCTGAGGTATAGTTTAATCGTTGCTGTTTGCGAAAGCTTTGGCATTGGCTTCAAGGGCGATCTGCCTTGGCATATCAA ATCGGAGCTTAAGTATTTTAGCAGTACCACAAAGCGAGTCTGTGATCCTGCGAAGCGTAATGTCGCTATTATGGGCCGTAAGACCTATTTCGGTATTCCTGCCAGTAAGCGTCCACTGCCCGAGCGTCTAAATATCGTGCTAAGCACGACATTGACTCCCGAAGATTTGCCGGCAGATGTATTGCTTTGCAATAATCTGGAAGCAGCAATGCAGAAGATGGAAAGCAAGGAGTATCGTGACCAGATCGAGAACGTCTGGATTGTAGGCGGCAGTGGTGTCTATGCTGAGGCAATGGATTCACCGCGTTGCCATCGCTTGTACTTAACCAAAGTGCAAGGTCAGTTCGAGTGTGACACCTTCTTTCCCAAAATACCGCAAGGCTTCCGGGAGGTGCCACTCGAGGGCGACACGCCACAGGGTGTACAGGAGGAGAACGGCATTAAGTACGAGTACAAGATTctagaaaaacaataa
- the LOC117792003 gene encoding COP9 signalosome complex subunit 5, with protein MDVDAAQKTWELENNIQTLPSCDEIFRYDAEQQRQIIDAKPWEKDPHFFKDIKISALALLKMVMHARSGGTLEVMGLMLGKVEDNTMIVMDAFALPVEGTETRVNAQAQAYEYMTAYMEAAKEVGRLEHAVGWYHSHPGYGCWLSGIDVSTQMLNQTYQEPFVAIVVDPVRTVSAGKVCLGAFRTYPKGYKPPNEEPSEYQTIPLNKIEDFGVHCKQYYPLEISYFKSALDRKLLDSLWNKYWVNTLGSSGLLTNTEYTTGQIMDLSEKLEQSENFLGRGTDVNEKRSEDKLSKATRDCSRSTIELIHGLMAQIVKDKLFNKVGLGK; from the exons ATGGACGTTGATGCTGCACAGAAGACTTGGGAGCTGGAAAACAATATACAAACGTTGCCAAGCTGTGATGAAATCTTTCGCTATGATGCCGAGCAACAGCGTCAAATAATTGACGCAAAGCCCTGGGAGAAGGATCCACATTTCTTCAAAGATATTAAGATATCAGCACTGGCGCTGCTGAAGATGGTTATGCACGCTCGTTCTGGTGGTACTCTGGAGGTAATGGGCCTGATGCTGGGCAAGGTGGAGGACAACACAATG ATTGTGATGGATGCATTTGCACTGCCTGTGGAAGGCACGGAGACGAGAGTTAATGCACAGGCACAGGCCTATGAATACATGACCGCCTATATGGAGGCCGCCAAGGAAGTAGGTCGACTGGAACATGCTGTGGGATGGTATCACAGCCATCCTGGCTATGGATGCTGGTTGTCGGGCATCGATGTGTCCACACAGATGCTTAACCAGACCTACCAGGAGCCATTTGTGGCTATTGTTGTGGATCCTGTGCGCACTGTCTCAGCTGGCAAGGTGTGCCTTGGTGCTTTCCGCACATATCCAAAGGGCTACAAGCCTCCTAACGAGGAACCTTCCGAATATCAAACGATACCATTAAATAAGATTGAGGACTTTGGTGTACACTGCAAGCAGTACTATCCGCTGGAGATCAGCTACTTTAAGTCGGCCTTGGACCGCAAATTACTTGATTCATTGTGGAATAAGTACTGGGTGAACACTTTGGGAAGCTCTGGACTGCTTACCAATACGGAATATACAACCGGACAAATCATGGACTTGTCTGAAAAGCTGGagcaaagtgaaaactttttaGGTCGCG GAACCGATGTGAATGAAAAACGCTCCGAGGACAAGCTATCGAAGGCAACGCGCGACTGCAGCCGCTCAACGATTGAGCTCATCCACGGTCTGATGGCACAAATTGTCAAGGATAAGCTCTTCAATAAAGTTGGCCTGGGCAAATAG
- the LOC117791073 gene encoding uncharacterized protein LOC117791073 — MEFEWIPVKKRPRKPRKVESEWTPSDVKMLIQLVEQRELLWDSSKANHKDSKMREKSFRVIAEALNRSLADCKAKWDNLRAQYRGYQSKASQNTSISIKWQYFDSLGFLNKVCEPRRYKVNMDHSNSAAFSQNNNQYIEDFNTCSSFFSASRQRAKNEEDVKAVHFKEDTMMANARAAQEQFNTSAQIFGDFVADQMRALRPHLADELKKNILKLVLEALEQNKN; from the exons atggaaTTCGAATGG ATACCAGTGAAAAAGCGACCACGAAAACCGAGAAAAGTTGAATCGGAATGGACACCGTCAGACGTGAAAATGTTGATTCAATTGGTTGAACAACGGGAACTCTTGTGGGATTCAAGCAAAGCGAATCACAAGGACAGTAAAATGCGAGAGAAATCATTTCGAGTAATCGCCGAGGCATTAAATCGTTCATTAGCCGATTGCAAGGCCAAATGGGATAATCTCCGCGCACAGTACAGAGGCTATCAGTCAAAAGCCAGCCAAAATACAAGTATCTCTATCAAATGGCAGTACTTCGATTCCTTAGGGTTTCTAAATAAAGTTTGCGAACCTCGTAGATATAAGGTGAACATG gaTCACTCAAATTCAGCTGCCTTTTCCCAAAATAACAATCAATACATTGAAGACTTTAACACCTGTTCCAGTTTTTTCTCGGCATCAAGGCAAAGAGCCAAAAACGAAGAAGACGTTAAGGCGGTTCACTTTAAAGAAGATACGATGATGGCCAACGCGAGGGCTGCCCAAGAACAATTCAATACTTCGGCACAAATATTTGGCGATTTTGTGGCGGATCAAATGCGCGCACTAAGGCCACATTTAGCTGACGAGCTAAAAAAGAATATCCTAAAATTAGTCCTGGAGGCtttagaacaaaataaaaattaa